The following are encoded together in the Flavihumibacter fluvii genome:
- a CDS encoding M20 metallopeptidase family protein yields the protein MKTAIRALAAIAHARIIENRRHLHANPELSYQEKNTSAYIKSCLDELGISWKPMAETGVVAVITGELASDKVVALRADIDALPINELTNLPFRSNQAGVMHACGHDAHTASLLGVAFILQSLRNSFAGTVKLIFQPGEEKLPGGASIMIKEGVLDNPVPMAVIGQHVMPSIAAGKIGIRKGKFMASMDELYVRIKGKGGHGAMPNQNIDPVLIASHIVVALQQIVSRTCNPLVPAVLSFGRFIADGSNNIIPDEVLLEGTFRTVDEKQRCEAHEHMRQLACGLAESLGASCDFDIRVGYPVLVNAEELTNAVKTYAAEYMGSENIEEVDIWMAAEDFSYYSQATDACFYLLGIAKEDGIKRSLHSPFFDLDESALEAGAGLMAYIALKQLGN from the coding sequence ATGAAAACAGCCATCAGGGCGTTAGCCGCAATTGCACATGCTCGAATCATAGAAAACAGGCGGCACCTGCATGCCAATCCCGAATTATCTTACCAGGAAAAAAATACATCGGCATATATCAAATCCTGTCTGGATGAACTGGGCATCAGCTGGAAACCCATGGCAGAAACCGGAGTTGTAGCAGTGATCACCGGGGAATTGGCTTCGGATAAAGTGGTGGCGTTAAGGGCTGATATTGATGCCCTCCCCATCAATGAATTGACAAACCTGCCATTCAGGTCAAACCAGGCTGGCGTAATGCATGCCTGTGGACATGATGCGCATACGGCTTCCCTATTGGGTGTTGCATTTATCCTGCAATCCCTCAGGAATAGTTTTGCCGGCACAGTGAAACTGATCTTTCAGCCCGGGGAAGAAAAATTGCCAGGCGGTGCCAGTATCATGATCAAAGAAGGGGTATTGGATAATCCGGTACCCATGGCCGTTATAGGGCAACATGTTATGCCTTCGATTGCTGCGGGCAAAATCGGGATCAGGAAAGGAAAATTCATGGCTTCGATGGATGAATTATATGTGCGGATAAAAGGTAAGGGTGGCCACGGCGCCATGCCAAACCAGAATATTGATCCTGTCCTTATCGCATCACATATTGTAGTGGCCCTCCAGCAGATCGTAAGTCGCACCTGTAACCCCCTGGTACCGGCTGTTTTGTCCTTCGGCAGGTTTATCGCCGATGGATCTAACAATATTATTCCGGATGAAGTGTTGCTTGAAGGCACATTCAGGACCGTTGATGAAAAGCAGCGTTGCGAAGCCCATGAACATATGCGCCAGCTGGCTTGTGGATTGGCGGAAAGCCTGGGCGCTTCCTGCGATTTTGATATCAGGGTGGGTTACCCGGTATTGGTGAATGCTGAAGAATTAACCAATGCTGTAAAGACCTATGCGGCCGAATATATGGGATCCGAAAATATTGAAGAAGTGGATATCTGGATGGCCGCGGAAGACTTCTCCTATTATTCGCAAGCAACGGATGCCTGTTTTTATTTGTTGGGGATCGCTAAAGAAGATGGCATCAAACGATCGCTGCATAGCCCGTTTTTTGACCTGGATGAATCTGCCCTTGAAGCAGGCGCTGGTTTAATGGCTTATATTGCCTTGAAGCAATTGGGAAATTAA
- a CDS encoding LacI family DNA-binding transcriptional regulator, with amino-acid sequence MTKQASNELIGVKEIARRANVSIGTVDRVLHNRSGVSEKTRNKINQIIAELNYQPNILARRLASRNVLQFAVLIPAVSPESDYWTAPIDGVLQAAAELKPFGIQVLIFLYNQNDKQTFLEQVKKVKRKKVDAVLLAPFFIDAAIEFTDECKSAGIPFVFINSDIPNQGSLCYIGPNLFQSGHLAAQLVNFNVPANSKILVVNISHEIKNSSFNRLLRKEEGFRAFFEKWKISQQIIRLDIRKTSEVSVVKKISEVVQANPDLKAVFVTNSRVGSVAAAIHQQKKDDLFLVGYDYLDDNNDWLRKGVIKFLICHKPQEQGYKGIMTLYQNLVLGQAIAPVYYMPIDIVSSENQEFYRN; translated from the coding sequence ATGACGAAGCAGGCATCCAATGAATTGATCGGTGTTAAAGAAATAGCAAGGCGGGCCAATGTCTCCATTGGTACCGTTGACCGTGTATTGCACAACCGGTCCGGTGTTTCAGAAAAGACCCGGAACAAGATCAACCAGATTATTGCAGAACTGAATTACCAGCCGAATATCCTGGCACGCAGGCTGGCTTCACGCAATGTGTTGCAGTTTGCTGTTCTTATTCCAGCGGTTTCACCTGAATCCGACTACTGGACAGCACCCATTGATGGTGTATTGCAGGCCGCGGCTGAATTAAAGCCCTTCGGCATTCAGGTGCTCATCTTCTTATATAACCAGAATGATAAGCAAACCTTCCTGGAGCAGGTTAAAAAAGTGAAAAGGAAGAAGGTGGATGCAGTTTTGCTTGCACCATTCTTTATTGATGCTGCCATTGAATTCACTGATGAATGCAAGTCCGCAGGGATTCCATTTGTTTTTATCAATTCAGATATCCCAAACCAGGGTAGCCTCTGTTATATTGGTCCGAATTTATTCCAAAGCGGACATCTTGCTGCACAACTTGTTAATTTTAATGTGCCGGCCAACAGTAAAATACTTGTGGTCAATATCTCCCATGAAATAAAGAACAGCAGCTTTAACCGCCTCCTGAGGAAGGAAGAGGGATTCCGGGCATTTTTTGAAAAATGGAAAATTTCGCAACAAATCATCAGGCTTGATATCAGGAAAACGAGTGAGGTTTCAGTGGTTAAAAAAATTTCTGAAGTAGTACAGGCCAATCCCGATTTAAAGGCTGTGTTTGTGACCAATTCAAGGGTGGGATCTGTTGCAGCTGCCATTCACCAGCAAAAGAAGGATGACCTCTTTTTAGTAGGGTATGATTACCTTGATGATAATAATGACTGGCTCAGAAAAGGGGTGATCAAATTCCTGATTTGCCACAAGCCGCAGGAGCAGGGTTATAAGGGCATTATGACCTTATACCAGAACCTTGTACTGGGACAGGCTATTGCGCCTGTATATTACATGCCCATTGATATTGTGTCTAGTGAGAACCAGGAATTTTACAGGAACTGA
- a CDS encoding alpha/beta hydrolase — MLKRKHVQFWLLILMLIGSTAIAQVSPTGTTKESQSMKSNILGQEVKYSIYLPADYEAGTRKYPVVYLLHGYTDDETSWIQFGEANSIAGKAIANGTIPPMIIVMPDAGVTWYVNDYLNKKRYEDMFINELIPFIDSTYRTRPKKEFRGISGLSMGGHGALLYAMHHPDLFTACAAFSSAIFSDEYLANMPDKDYNRTFAELFSGNVTGKARLTDTWHKNSTLELAKTLPEETLKKVRWYFDCGDQDFLYEGNALMHITLRKRKIQHEFRMRAGTHQWSYWRDGLIPALQFIGQSFNR; from the coding sequence ATGTTAAAAAGAAAACATGTACAATTCTGGTTGTTAATTCTAATGCTGATTGGTTCAACTGCAATCGCCCAGGTCAGTCCAACCGGCACCACCAAGGAAAGCCAGTCCATGAAAAGTAATATCCTGGGGCAGGAGGTAAAATATTCTATTTACCTGCCGGCTGATTACGAAGCAGGCACCCGGAAATATCCGGTAGTCTACCTGTTGCATGGGTATACTGATGATGAAACTTCCTGGATCCAGTTTGGAGAAGCCAATTCAATTGCTGGCAAAGCAATTGCAAACGGCACCATTCCGCCCATGATCATCGTGATGCCCGATGCTGGAGTAACCTGGTATGTGAATGATTACCTGAATAAAAAAAGATATGAAGACATGTTCATCAATGAATTGATTCCCTTCATTGATTCCACCTACAGAACCCGCCCCAAAAAAGAATTCAGGGGTATCTCCGGTTTGTCCATGGGTGGCCATGGCGCTTTACTTTATGCCATGCACCATCCCGATCTTTTTACGGCCTGTGCTGCATTCAGTTCAGCCATTTTTTCAGATGAATACCTCGCGAATATGCCCGACAAAGATTATAACCGCACCTTTGCTGAACTTTTTAGTGGAAACGTCACCGGCAAGGCACGTCTTACTGACACCTGGCACAAAAACAGCACCCTCGAACTGGCTAAAACCCTTCCGGAAGAAACCCTAAAAAAAGTACGGTGGTATTTTGATTGTGGCGACCAGGATTTTTTATATGAAGGCAATGCCCTGATGCATATTACGCTGCGGAAAAGAAAGATCCAGCATGAATTCCGTATGCGTGCCGGTACTCACCAATGGTCTTACTGGCGCGATGGATTGATTCCTGCCTTGCAGTTTATAGGCCAAAGCTTCAACCGCTGA
- a CDS encoding bifunctional helix-turn-helix transcriptional regulator/GNAT family N-acetyltransferase translates to MDYFSKMGKKAIGSRLRRLSEQITEDASHIYKLYDIDFNPKWFPVYYVLSNGEQKAVTTISKEIGHSHPSVSKIIREMQIKGLLVEKKDPKDARKNVVSLSKKGLEISHKIQFQYEDVNQVIEEILSQTNHNLWKALEEWEFVLQQKSLLRRVQEQQKIRASREVSLVPYSAKHKKAFRDLNEEWISTYFAMEKEDYKALDNPKEYILDKGGSIIVALLNGEAVGICALIKMKDPEYDYELAKMAVAPKAQGRNIGFLLAQAIIEKARSLGAKKLYLESNTLLKPAINLYHKLGFQKVSGRESPYARSNIQMGLVLDK, encoded by the coding sequence ATGGACTATTTCAGCAAAATGGGGAAAAAAGCCATAGGCAGCAGGCTGCGGCGGCTAAGCGAACAGATTACTGAGGATGCCAGCCATATTTACAAACTATATGATATTGATTTTAATCCTAAGTGGTTCCCGGTTTATTATGTCCTGTCAAATGGCGAGCAAAAAGCAGTGACCACCATTTCAAAAGAGATCGGGCACTCCCATCCATCTGTAAGTAAGATCATCCGTGAGATGCAGATAAAGGGGCTTTTAGTGGAGAAAAAAGATCCAAAGGATGCACGTAAGAATGTGGTCAGTCTTTCCAAAAAAGGGCTGGAGATCAGCCATAAAATCCAGTTTCAATATGAAGATGTGAACCAGGTGATTGAAGAAATTCTATCTCAAACCAACCACAATCTTTGGAAAGCTCTGGAAGAATGGGAATTCGTGTTGCAACAAAAATCATTATTGCGAAGGGTACAGGAACAGCAAAAAATCCGCGCTTCCAGGGAAGTCTCCCTTGTACCCTATTCAGCTAAACATAAAAAAGCCTTCAGGGACCTCAACGAAGAATGGATCTCTACCTATTTTGCCATGGAAAAGGAAGATTACAAAGCCCTGGATAATCCAAAAGAGTATATTCTCGATAAAGGTGGTAGTATAATAGTGGCCCTTTTAAATGGTGAAGCAGTTGGCATATGCGCCCTCATCAAAATGAAAGACCCGGAATATGATTATGAACTGGCCAAAATGGCGGTGGCACCAAAAGCCCAGGGCAGGAATATCGGCTTTTTACTGGCGCAGGCCATCATTGAAAAAGCCAGGTCTCTGGGCGCCAAAAAACTCTACCTTGAAAGCAATACCCTCTTAAAGCCAGCCATCAACCTTTACCATAAGCTGGGTTTCCAAAAAGTTTCCGGAAGGGAATCGCCATATGCAAGAAGTAATATCCAGATGGGCTTGGTGCTTGACAAATAG
- a CDS encoding HEAT repeat domain-containing protein yields MKKIFIPVFLCSISWLFSCKEPAKDNNVKQMDPAAALRMSDSIGGVVKPQMADGLVATLWGVDSLVFPPIGIDIDDQGRLYYNRTNRQTNSEFDIRAHRDWEIPSISLQTVEERRNFLHAELSPENSARNTWLKDVNGDSSRDWRDLAIEKDNIFRLDDSNGDGIADRSQLVVDDFHDEVTDVGGGVLADGDDLYVAIAPDLWRMKDKNGDGVADEKTSISHGYGVHIGFSGHGMSGVEMGPDGKIYWQIGDIGFNGQTADGKKHEYPNSGVVVRSNPDGSDFEVFAYGNRNTHEFAFDEYGNLISEDNDGDHAGEKERLVYIVNGADIGWRSNWQYGKYNDPDNNSYKVWMDEKMYLPRFDGQAAYITPCITNYVSGPAGFVYNPGTALGPQYKNHFFVAEFVGSPAGSAIHSFTLKPKGATFELGDTKKIISGILPTGLDFGPDGALYAADWIDGWGTGPFGRIWKFDDKAGAVMPERKLTRELLAADFKQKKIEQLGEYLGNADMRVRLKAQFELVKRGTKAMPVFQQRLAQKDNQLARVHAIWGISQFSRKEKDQAAILIPYLKDDDDEIRAQVAKWLGDIRYKEASEALLPLLKDTYSRARFFAAEALGRIGYEAGIQPIITMLRDNNDVDAYLRHAGSLALSRIGKAEPLIALSKDSSRALRIAAVVALRRMSDAGVASFLNDSDEFVVTEAARAINDDLSIPAALPALGEILNTTKFTNEALIRRVISANLRVGSDKGLQNLIDYAAREGNPVSMRTEALAALSVWSKPSVLDRVDGRLRGLVKRDSVLVRTRSEATLLKLLNNKDGQIRLSTVKAASKLQVKATETQLMALLKKDPQPDVRKEALNALAKLSSPQISDAIQQALTDKEKIVRVAGIDLLGKTAVSTDLVVKLLSDVINTKSSEEKQAALLMLGKLPVSQTQKVFDAQLDKMAKGSLSPDVYIELSEAIDSTHSSILASRFKTISASLSSDDLTATYAGSLYGGNPDKGRDIFYGGEAAQCIRCHAYGDYGGNAGPRLNGIASRLTRPQLLEALINPSARLSPGYGMVTLKTKDGKTISGILQEETATGLRVKSGDDAPVVIAKDKVEKRINAASSMPEMRYILDKKQIRDVVSFLATLTDTN; encoded by the coding sequence ATGAAGAAGATTTTTATTCCTGTTTTTTTGTGTTCCATCTCCTGGCTGTTTTCCTGCAAGGAACCTGCAAAGGATAATAATGTCAAACAAATGGATCCTGCTGCTGCGTTGCGGATGTCCGATTCCATTGGTGGGGTCGTGAAGCCGCAAATGGCAGATGGCCTGGTCGCTACACTCTGGGGTGTTGACTCTTTGGTGTTTCCGCCTATTGGGATCGATATAGATGACCAGGGAAGGTTGTACTACAATAGGACCAACCGGCAAACGAACTCTGAATTTGATATCCGGGCCCACCGCGATTGGGAGATCCCGTCTATCAGCCTGCAAACTGTTGAAGAAAGACGCAATTTCCTGCATGCTGAGTTGTCGCCGGAGAACAGCGCCCGGAATACCTGGTTAAAAGATGTGAATGGCGATAGCTCCCGCGACTGGCGTGACCTTGCCATTGAAAAGGATAATATTTTCCGGCTCGATGACAGTAATGGTGATGGAATTGCCGATCGTTCACAATTGGTAGTGGATGATTTTCATGACGAAGTGACCGATGTGGGTGGTGGCGTGCTGGCCGATGGGGATGACCTATATGTAGCTATTGCGCCCGACCTCTGGCGTATGAAAGATAAAAATGGCGATGGGGTAGCCGATGAAAAAACTTCTATTTCACACGGTTATGGCGTGCATATTGGCTTCAGCGGCCATGGCATGTCTGGCGTAGAAATGGGCCCGGACGGCAAGATTTACTGGCAGATCGGGGATATAGGATTCAACGGGCAAACTGCTGACGGCAAAAAACACGAATACCCAAACAGTGGTGTAGTCGTGCGGAGTAACCCGGATGGCAGTGATTTTGAAGTTTTTGCCTATGGCAACAGAAATACCCATGAGTTTGCTTTTGATGAATATGGTAACCTGATCAGTGAAGACAATGATGGCGACCATGCAGGTGAAAAAGAGAGATTGGTATATATAGTAAACGGGGCTGATATCGGCTGGCGCTCCAACTGGCAATATGGCAAGTACAATGATCCTGATAACAATAGCTATAAGGTTTGGATGGATGAGAAAATGTACTTGCCCCGTTTTGATGGCCAGGCAGCTTATATCACACCCTGCATTACCAATTATGTAAGTGGTCCGGCAGGTTTCGTGTATAATCCTGGTACAGCACTGGGACCACAATACAAGAACCATTTTTTTGTCGCCGAGTTTGTTGGTAGTCCCGCAGGCTCTGCCATCCATAGTTTTACTTTAAAGCCAAAGGGTGCAACTTTTGAACTGGGCGATACCAAAAAGATCATAAGTGGTATCCTGCCTACCGGCCTCGATTTTGGTCCGGATGGCGCTTTGTACGCTGCTGACTGGATTGATGGCTGGGGGACTGGCCCGTTTGGCCGAATCTGGAAATTTGATGACAAGGCTGGTGCGGTTATGCCAGAACGCAAATTGACACGGGAATTGCTCGCAGCAGATTTTAAACAGAAAAAAATTGAGCAACTGGGTGAATACCTGGGTAATGCAGATATGCGGGTTCGACTGAAAGCACAGTTTGAACTGGTCAAAAGAGGGACTAAAGCAATGCCTGTATTTCAGCAGAGACTTGCACAAAAGGACAACCAACTTGCCCGGGTGCATGCCATTTGGGGCATCAGCCAATTTTCACGTAAAGAGAAAGACCAGGCTGCAATATTGATTCCTTACCTGAAAGATGATGATGATGAAATCAGGGCCCAGGTAGCAAAATGGTTGGGTGATATCCGTTACAAAGAAGCCAGTGAAGCATTGTTACCGCTTTTGAAGGATACTTATAGCCGCGCACGTTTCTTTGCTGCTGAGGCGCTGGGCAGAATTGGTTATGAAGCAGGCATCCAACCAATCATTACCATGCTGCGCGATAATAATGATGTTGATGCTTACCTGCGTCATGCAGGAAGCCTTGCATTATCACGTATCGGAAAGGCTGAACCGCTTATTGCACTCTCAAAGGACAGTTCCCGGGCTTTACGCATTGCTGCTGTCGTTGCGTTAAGAAGAATGAGTGACGCCGGAGTGGCCAGTTTCCTTAATGATTCAGACGAATTTGTGGTTACGGAAGCAGCCCGGGCGATTAATGATGACCTTTCTATACCTGCTGCCTTGCCCGCACTTGGCGAAATTCTCAACACGACTAAGTTTACTAATGAAGCACTCATCAGAAGAGTGATAAGTGCCAACCTGCGTGTGGGTTCTGATAAAGGGCTGCAAAACCTGATCGATTATGCCGCCAGAGAAGGTAATCCCGTGAGTATGCGCACAGAAGCCCTGGCTGCTTTAAGTGTCTGGTCAAAACCATCCGTACTTGATCGCGTCGATGGCCGGTTAAGGGGGCTGGTGAAAAGGGATTCAGTATTAGTGCGGACAAGGTCAGAAGCAACACTATTGAAATTATTGAATAATAAGGATGGGCAGATCAGGTTGAGCACAGTGAAAGCTGCGAGCAAATTGCAGGTCAAAGCTACTGAGACGCAATTAATGGCGCTGCTAAAAAAAGATCCGCAACCTGATGTGCGGAAGGAAGCGCTGAATGCCCTGGCAAAATTGAGCAGTCCGCAAATCAGTGATGCCATACAGCAAGCGCTTACTGATAAGGAAAAAATTGTTCGGGTGGCCGGAATAGATTTATTGGGTAAGACGGCCGTATCCACTGACCTGGTGGTGAAATTATTGTCTGATGTCATTAATACAAAATCGTCAGAAGAGAAACAGGCAGCCTTGCTGATGCTGGGGAAACTGCCCGTGAGCCAGACACAAAAAGTTTTTGACGCCCAACTGGATAAAATGGCTAAAGGCAGTTTGTCGCCCGATGTATATATCGAACTTTCAGAAGCTATTGACAGCACCCATTCCAGCATCCTTGCCTCACGATTCAAAACGATCAGTGCAAGTTTGTCTTCGGATGATCTAACGGCGACGTATGCAGGAAGCTTATATGGTGGTAATCCGGATAAGGGCAGGGATATCTTTTATGGTGGAGAAGCAGCCCAGTGCATCCGCTGCCATGCATATGGTGACTATGGCGGCAACGCTGGTCCGCGTTTAAATGGTATTGCATCACGGCTAACACGCCCGCAATTACTGGAAGCACTGATCAATCCAAGCGCCAGGCTATCACCAGGCTATGGTATGGTGACCCTGAAGACTAAAGATGGAAAAACCATTTCCGGTATCCTGCAGGAAGAAACAGCAACTGGCCTAAGAGTGAAATCAGGTGATGATGCGCCAGTGGTAATTGCGAAAGACAAAGTGGAGAAAAGGATCAATGCGGCATCGAGCATGCCTGAAATGCGGTATATATTAGATAAAAAGCAGATCAGGGATGTTGTGAGTTTCCTCGCCACACTTACTGATACTAATTAA
- a CDS encoding M57 family metalloprotease: protein MQKSLRLSALAALLLIAGISCKKSATTSEEINAVTPSVINSIKEMGFTTSNIESTEGGYIVEGDIFISSSDLSRSMSGSILRVGQSEQYRTTNLVTGLPRVISILVATSLPASYASATDEAISRYNAQNLQLTFRRITSGTPTITIKDAPKSARYLASAGFPTSSGNPYNTVLVATRQIGTQPLNTVASILAHEIGHCIGFRHTDYMDRSYSCGGSTANEGASTVGAIQVPGTPAGPDPDSWMLACIGSGQNRPFNPNDKTALTYLY from the coding sequence ATGCAAAAGAGTTTACGCTTGTCGGCACTAGCAGCTTTGTTGCTGATTGCCGGCATTTCCTGTAAGAAATCTGCTACCACATCGGAAGAAATTAATGCCGTTACGCCTTCTGTTATCAACAGCATTAAAGAAATGGGGTTTACCACTTCTAATATTGAATCTACTGAAGGGGGATATATTGTTGAAGGGGATATCTTTATTTCCAGCAGCGATCTCTCCAGGTCCATGAGTGGCAGTATTCTGAGAGTTGGACAATCTGAACAGTATCGCACGACCAACCTGGTTACGGGTTTACCAAGGGTAATTTCCATTTTAGTGGCTACCAGTTTACCTGCTTCTTATGCAAGTGCTACTGATGAAGCTATTTCACGGTATAATGCTCAAAACCTGCAACTGACATTCAGACGCATTACGTCAGGAACTCCAACTATCACGATTAAGGATGCTCCGAAAAGTGCCCGGTACCTGGCTTCAGCAGGATTCCCAACTTCGTCGGGCAATCCTTATAATACAGTATTGGTGGCAACCCGCCAGATTGGAACCCAACCGCTGAATACCGTAGCTTCTATCCTGGCGCATGAAATTGGGCATTGCATCGGATTCCGTCACACAGATTATATGGATCGTAGCTATAGTTGTGGTGGAAGTACTGCAAATGAAGGTGCATCAACCGTTGGTGCTATTCAGGTTCCGGGAACGCCTGCGGGTCCTGATCCTGATTCCTGGATGTTGGCTTGTATCGGAAGTGGCCAGAACAGGCCATTTAATCCAAATGATAAGACAGCTTTAACTTATCTCTATTAA